CGACTCGACGAGTTTCGTGCCGCAGTGGATATGCTCGGTCCTGCAAAAGATGATTTCTGCGCACCGTTTGGATTCCAACCCAATCTGTCATGTCCGAACACCGGGCATAAACCGAGCGAACTCATTGGTGAGTCTGCAAAAGTTCTTGAGGTTGCGGCAAAGCTTGGTGTGCCCGTAGTGCCGAAGTACAGCATTGCGTCAGCCCCAGTAGAAGCCGTTCTCGAACTCAACCAAAATCCCAATTGTGATGCAATATGCATCTCGAACACTGTACCGTGGGGATGGCATGGGATCAATTGGGAAGGTGTTTGGGGGAGCAAGAACTCACCCCTCGCAAAGCTAGGGGGCGGTGGATTCTCGGGGGCGACACTCAAACCCTTTGTGTGTGAGTGGGTGAGCAAGTTGCGTAAGGCTGGCTTTACGAAACCCATTAATGGCGGTGGCGGCATTTTCTCCCGCAATGATATTTGGGATTATCGCTCTGCTGGCGCTTCGTCTGTTTTCTTGGGCTCTGTCGCCATGCTTCGTCCGTGGCGCGTACGCGGACTTATCAAAGAAGCCAATCGTCTGGTTTGGGAATAACAACAACCGATCGCTATCCGCGGTCGGTTTTTATTTCGTCGAGCGAGTGGGCAAAATAAAAATGTTTCAATTTTTATTTTCTCCGAGCGAAGCGAGCCACCTCCGATACCTCGGAACAAGTCCCGAGGTCACCTTTACAAGTGTAGTTCTTTTGTCGTGAGTCGCCAGTCTCGCTGTGTCGTCCGCTCCTCAAGGCGTTCAATCCACGCCTCGTCAAAACTATATTGTTTCGCGATCATTTCTGGAGTCAGATGTTTTTCAGTGAGGAGATAGAGCATTTTGTCGAGCGTGTCGTAGGTGACTCCGAACGTATCCTCGTCATACCATGTGTCCACACCGCCAGGCTTCCGAGCAATGATTTCTTCTGGCACATTGAGCACCCGCGCAAGGTCAAAGATTTCACTCTTGAAAAGTGGAGCGAGCGGTGCCACATGCCCGTAGAAATGTTCCATGAGCCGACCTGTAAGGATCTCACTTTTGTTGATTGTCGAAAGGACGGCGTAGTTTTTCTCATCGGCGACCTGGAATAAGATGTTCTGCACGACACGGGTGGAAATGTTCACATCCGTAAAGGGCCCACGCTCTTTGACGAGCGCCTGGAAGGCCCCGTATATCTTTGAAGCGTCGAATACTTCGTACTCGACCCCGAGTGCTTCTGCGCTCGCAATAGCTAGCGCTTCTTGTTCACGGTGTTCGGGTATGTCTCCAAGGTTCACGATTACAGCTAGAACACGTTCTTTCCCAAGGGCTTTGAGAGCAAGCGCCCCCGTAGTTGCCCCATCCAAACCGTCAGAGATTCCAACAACTGCCCCAGCCCAATAATCGGGGACGGTGATGTTGTCGCGCAGGAAGTCGCACACTTTCTCGACCATTGCTTCATCTGTAACTTTTTTGTATGTAAAATTAAGCGGACCAGTTTTCTTCGGTTTTCCCGGGTAATAGCTTTCGACGTTTTGTGTGCGATCTTTCGCCATGTATAAAAGTATACCAACTTCAAATAAAAAAGCCGAGGTGTCTCGGCTTATGTGTCACCAAGGTGGATTAGCCCTACGCTAAGCTTGGAATGTGAGAATTACGTGTACGCAATATCTCTACTATCCTCCGTGTATTTCGATTCCACAAGAGCGGGGGAATGCAAAAGAGCATGACAGCGATAACCAAAGCAACCAAGCCGCTATAAGGCTCAAGATTATTTGTGAAGGAAGACACAAGCAAGAATATTGCGGTCACTGCCGAAACAATTCCTGAAATCAGCACACGCCAGTGGCTTTTCCAAGACCATGGCACAGCCTTGCGTTGGCCCGCCTCAATGAGTGAGTATTTAGGAATGCTACCAAGTGTGACAATACTCCCCGAGAGGTCGTACCACGTTTCTTGGCCCTCGTCTCTCTCTACACCCACAAGATGGAAGTTTTCTTTGAGCGCGCCCGATTCGTCGGGGTTCGACACTACATAGAGGCGCAGGAAGACGTAGTTATTGATCTCTTTCGCAATAGCTATGCGAATAGCGTCTGGTAGCCGTGCGAAAAAGGCTCCACTTGGTGGGTCCCACCCGCGAGGCGATAATGTTGCTCTGTACCTGGCTACTCTCCGAAGAATATCGATCGCTTGATTCGAAAGGGCGGTGTAAGGAGTCACATCTGTCTCCCTTGGGGCTACCTCTCAAAAAATAAAATCACTTTTCTGCAGAAAAGTCAAGAGCTGTAGTTGGTGCTCCCGAGAGGACTCGAACCTCTAACCCTTGCGGGACATGGTTCTAAGCCATGCGCGTATACCAATTCCGCCACGGGAGCATTTTGCAAAATTAATACAGGAACACGAAATAACCGTCAATGAAAAAGCCCACAAACCCAATTACTGCGCGCAGATACGTGCGCCATGTTGCATGTCCCTCGCGCGCCTCAAACATTGCATCGGCGAAAATAAATGCAAAGACGAGTATCCCAATCGCATCAAAATATTGAAAGGCTTGCATTGGATCCGCTCAGTAGGAGTCGAACCTACAACCAACTGCTTAAGAGGCAGCTGCTCTACCATTGAGCTATGAGCGGGTGAAAGGTGCTTTGTGTCTAGTACAATAGCTTCTTTTTGCTACTTTCTCAAGTGTACCAAAAGAAAAGGGGAGCCGCGATTGCGAACTCCCCACAGCAAGCAGAGCATTACCCGGATTACTGTGCCCTACTGCTGGATTGTGCCCTGATGTACTCTTCAAGGGTGACCGGAGTAAATGAGGCAATCAGCCAATAGTTGAGGCCATCGTATCCTACCGCGAGTAGTTTTCCATCAGGTCTTAATGTTCCCGCCTGCTTGGGCTCCCAACGCGGCACTTCGGCAATGACGAAGATCTCGGTGAATTCGCCGCGGAGTCGAGCAATCTCCTTCTTCACGTCTGGTGGGATGAGCATCGTGAATTGCGTGCGGACCCTCTAGCCGTCTTCTTGGTTTTCTTCGCAATTGCAGACAGGTTTTGAAGAACATCCTTGTAGCACTTCAGCACATCTCGTGGGAGTTTCGGGTCAACTTTCTGGCGCCATCTGCGCCGACTGTCCCAATCACGACTATCGACAACAGCGAATTCTGAATTTGGTGATTTGAGACTAAACACCGCAAGACGGGGAAACCCTTGCTTATTACGCCAGGTCAGAGGCTCAAGGCTAAATAGTGCGTACTGGCCCAGCTTGTTCAGCGACTTAAGTTGCTTAGCTTTCTTCTCAGCAGCGCTTTTCCTGGAACGGATTGCTTGAAGTAAACCACGTTCAATAGGGAGTAGGCCAGACTTAATTCGATCAATTCTGCTTAGCATCCCGGCCGTAATTTCCCGTTCGGCAGGAGAATCGCCAGCCATTTCTTGTGTGGTCATTTGCCTGGAGAGGCGAATGGCTGCTTCTATTGGATTGCGAATTATCAAACCCTTCGAAACAGATGCTTGAGCTCCCATGCGAGTGCCCCCTTCCCATGTCGGGGATCTATTAGATGTTTAGCAAACATAATCGTCCTCTGTCAACGCTTGTTCCTCGTGATGCCGGAGGTGGGACTCAATTTACTTATGGCAAATTCCGGGGAAGTCTCCCAGACTTCCCTTCGAGTCCCTCACGCGAGCAAAGCAGTTTGCTCGCTCTCCGTCATTCTATAAAAACCACGCGAGTGCGTGGTTTTATATAATGCCGGAGGTGGGACTCGAACCCACACGCCTTGCGGCACTCGATCTTAAGTCGAGCGTGTATGCCAATTCCACCACTCCGGCAAAGGCACGGGCGGGAATCGAACCCGCGCATCGCGGTTTTGCAGACCGCTGCGTTACCACTTCGCCACCGTGCCATTCGACTTCGCTCATGGCGAGCCGTCAAACAAACTATACCAGACTTTCTCGTTTCTGGGAATTAATCCTGGCTTAGGAGTTCGTCTATTCTTTGTCGGTTTCGTTCCCCGTGGTCAATTTCAAAGACCACTTTTGGCATATATTTAAAATCTGCCTGTTTAGCGATAAGTTCGTTTAACTCTCTGTAGTCAGCGTTCAGGAGTTTTGTTATCGATACGTCTCCTACATCAGGGTACACGCTCACAAACGCGACGATGTATCGCAGGTCCTGCGATACAGCAACATCAGTCACGGTAAGAAGCGTGTTTTTTGGCGCTCGCGCCTCGACAAAGTCAGCCACAATCTTTTGTAGTGCGGAGCTGGCCTTCTCTACCCGCTTTGATGGCCCGACTTTTTTTGTTTTTTCCCTCCTCTTCGGTTTCATGTTTAATTGCAGAATCCCCTATCGTTCTACTCGTTCGATGGCCTCTATCACATCTCCAGGAGCGATTTCGTGGCGCGATTCAATCATCGCGCCGAATTCAACACCCTCTAACACCTCGTTTGTTTTTTGTTTTTGTTGTTGGAGCTCCAGTATTCTCCCGTGTCCGATTGTATTCTCACGACGGATAACTCGAACTTCTTTGCTTGTCGTTAGGCGTCCTGTCTTCACGCGGCCACCCACTACTTGCTTGTCTTTTGTCCTACTGAATACTCGGATAATCTTTGCGCTACCGATGACGTCTTCAACCATGACTTTGGGCCGGTGTTTGGTAAGCTCTTTCTCGAGCCACTCGATGAGTTCGTAAATGATAGTGAAAGTTCCGATCGAGACCTTTTCACGAGTCGCGAGTTCTTCTGCGCGTCGCTCAACTTTTGTATTGAAGGCGACTACGATGGCCTTTTCTTTACCAAGTGCTCGCGCCACGTCTGCTTCACCGACAGTGCCGATGCCCTTACCCAATATATATGGTCGCACACGCTCGGGGGAGAGCAACCCCACTTCCTTCTCAATCGCTTCCAGCGTACCCATTGTGTCCGCCTTGATAATAATGGGGACAACGGCGACATCCTCCGCCGTCTCTTCCCTCCTTGGCGCAGAGACAGGAGTTTTTGCCACCTCGTCCTTAAGGAGATTTGCCGCGGCAATTGCTTCTTCTTGAGATTCCGATGCCTTGAATGTTGCGCCAACGCTCGGTAATTCAGCGAAACCGTAGACATGAACCGGGGCAGAGAAGGTTGCTTCGTCCACCGTCTTGCCCAAAAAGTTCTCGACGCGCCTAGCGGGAGCGACGCTTCCCCCGATAGCAACGTACATACCTTTGCGCAAGATTCCGTTCTTGATGATGAGTGTTGCCGAGATGCCCACCCGTTCGTCGCGGTGCGCCTCAATGACAATACCTTCGGCGTTCGCCTCTGGGTCCCCCGTAAGCTCGCGCATGTCCGCGACCAAGAGGACCATATCAAGAAGTTCGGGGATTCCGTCTCCTCGTTTCGCGGAAATTGGCACTAATGGGACATCCCCACCGTATCCTTCGACAAACACTTCTTTCTCGGCAAGCTCTTGTTTAACGCGCTCTGAGTTCGCACCTTCTTTGTCAATTTTGTTGAGCGCAACAATGAAGGGGACATTGTTACCGCGTATTGTCTTTAAGGCCTCAACCGTTTGCGCCTTTACTCCGTCATCTGCAGCGACCACCAAAATCGCTATGTCAGCCACCACGGCTCCTCGTTCGCGCATCAGAGAAAACGCTGCGTGGCCCGGAGTGTCGATAAACGTGATTTTGCGCTTTCCTCCACCCTCGCCCTGGTGTTCGATTTCGTAGGCGTACATATGTTGGGTGATACCCCCGGCTTCTCCGGCCGTAACGTTTGTTTTGCGTATGTAGTCGAGCAGAGAAGATTTCCCATGATCAATATGCCCCATAACGACAACGACAGGGGGGCGGGGGACAGAACCACTTTGTATATTTGGTTTTTGGGAAGCGGGAGACATAGTAGTACTACAAATTTCTGACTCTAAATTTCTAATTTCTAATGAAATCCAAATACCAGTTACCAATCGGCTTTAGAAATTAGATAGTAGGAATTAGGGATTCCCGTGCGAGGCACGGGCGATAGCCTCTTTCTCCTCTTTAGACAGCTCGTACTCAGACTGCCCGTTTTTGAGGGGTTTTGCAAATACTGATACTTGCTCGCGGGAGTAGAGGGAGGAAATGATGGTGCCGTTGCCCTCCTCATTTATGAAGGCC
This portion of the Parcubacteria group bacterium genome encodes:
- the nadE gene encoding NAD(+) synthase, yielding MAKDRTQNVESYYPGKPKKTGPLNFTYKKVTDEAMVEKVCDFLRDNITVPDYWAGAVVGISDGLDGATTGALALKALGKERVLAVIVNLGDIPEHREQEALAIASAEALGVEYEVFDASKIYGAFQALVKERGPFTDVNISTRVVQNILFQVADEKNYAVLSTINKSEILTGRLMEHFYGHVAPLAPLFKSEIFDLARVLNVPEEIIARKPGGVDTWYDEDTFGVTYDTLDKMLYLLTEKHLTPEMIAKQYSFDEAWIERLEERTTQRDWRLTTKELHL
- a CDS encoding ribosome-binding factor A; the encoded protein is MKPKRREKTKKVGPSKRVEKASSALQKIVADFVEARAPKNTLLTVTDVAVSQDLRYIVAFVSVYPDVGDVSITKLLNADYRELNELIAKQADFKYMPKVVFEIDHGERNRQRIDELLSQD
- the infB gene encoding translation initiation factor IF-2, producing MSPASQKPNIQSGSVPRPPVVVVMGHIDHGKSSLLDYIRKTNVTAGEAGGITQHMYAYEIEHQGEGGGKRKITFIDTPGHAAFSLMRERGAVVADIAILVVAADDGVKAQTVEALKTIRGNNVPFIVALNKIDKEGANSERVKQELAEKEVFVEGYGGDVPLVPISAKRGDGIPELLDMVLLVADMRELTGDPEANAEGIVIEAHRDERVGISATLIIKNGILRKGMYVAIGGSVAPARRVENFLGKTVDEATFSAPVHVYGFAELPSVGATFKASESQEEAIAAANLLKDEVAKTPVSAPRREETAEDVAVVPIIIKADTMGTLEAIEKEVGLLSPERVRPYILGKGIGTVGEADVARALGKEKAIVVAFNTKVERRAEELATREKVSIGTFTIIYELIEWLEKELTKHRPKVMVEDVIGSAKIIRVFSRTKDKQVVGGRVKTGRLTTSKEVRVIRRENTIGHGRILELQQQKQKTNEVLEGVEFGAMIESRHEIAPGDVIEAIERVER